The following proteins come from a genomic window of Gimesia chilikensis:
- a CDS encoding dual specificity protein phosphatase family protein, with protein sequence MSTSTEQDAPVPPAEKPVRRHKLIKFSLLACALIGGGVLLWEGLLEDRLVAKRFGVVEPGKIYRSGQISSHLIEPVLRENKIEKVIALNGSDLQKPYLKTEVETAKKLHIDHQVLHLIGDGTGDVDDYAEAVAELMRCEKAGKPVLVHCAAGAQRTGGVVAAYRMLVQKKSPEEAYQELLLYDWKPHKDQALINYLNQNLAELSKRLEQKVDWYEPPAEIPVIGK encoded by the coding sequence ATGAGTACCAGCACTGAGCAGGATGCGCCTGTGCCACCCGCCGAGAAACCAGTTCGGCGGCATAAACTGATTAAATTCTCCCTTCTGGCGTGCGCACTGATTGGTGGCGGAGTCCTGCTCTGGGAGGGCCTGCTCGAAGACCGCCTGGTAGCGAAACGCTTTGGCGTCGTGGAACCGGGTAAAATCTACCGCAGCGGCCAGATCTCCAGTCACCTGATTGAGCCCGTGCTGCGTGAAAATAAAATCGAAAAGGTCATCGCGCTCAACGGCAGCGACTTACAGAAGCCTTACCTGAAAACTGAAGTCGAAACGGCGAAGAAATTACACATCGACCACCAGGTGCTGCATCTGATTGGCGACGGAACAGGCGATGTTGACGATTACGCGGAAGCGGTCGCTGAACTCATGCGTTGTGAAAAAGCGGGTAAACCGGTTCTGGTCCATTGTGCCGCTGGTGCACAGCGAACCGGTGGTGTTGTCGCCGCTTATCGCATGCTGGTCCAGAAAAAGTCTCCTGAAGAAGCGTATCAGGAACTATTGCTCTACGACTGGAAACCACACAAAGACCAGGCACTCATCAATTACCTGAACCAGAATCTGGCAGAGCTTTCCAAACGGCTCGAACAGAAAGTCGACTGGTATGAGCCGCCAGCCGAGATCCCTGTGATTGGGAAGTAA
- the tatC gene encoding twin-arginine translocase subunit TatC: MKPQSHDLFDESTMSFGDHLEALRIHLWKALIGLAICVVLALFIGHKIVAVVRAPIDSALKEYNLDKLPEEESPEQQKSIEDLIASLSAQENPTAENKALQKILQDYQHRINNIEDTMAEPVTLAVQEAFTTIYLKVSFVAGLVLASPWVIYQIWLFVAAGLYPHERKYVYIYLPISIFLFLGGALFCFYAVFPFVLNFLLGFNKLLGVNPQIRLSEWISFAITLPLMFGLSFQLPLIMLFLERISVFEVKDYIEKTRMAILVISIISMLMTPADPMSMLLMMLPLLLLYGLGIAMCKYFPSANASPFESPDTP; the protein is encoded by the coding sequence ATGAAACCACAGTCTCACGATCTATTTGACGAATCGACGATGAGCTTCGGAGATCACCTCGAAGCCCTGCGAATCCACCTCTGGAAGGCATTAATTGGACTGGCGATCTGTGTGGTCCTGGCCCTGTTTATCGGACATAAAATCGTTGCAGTGGTGCGGGCTCCCATCGACTCTGCTCTGAAAGAGTACAATCTGGACAAGCTCCCTGAAGAAGAGTCGCCAGAACAGCAGAAAAGCATTGAAGACCTGATCGCAAGCCTGAGTGCCCAGGAGAACCCCACTGCTGAAAACAAGGCACTGCAGAAGATTCTCCAGGACTATCAGCACCGGATCAACAACATCGAAGACACGATGGCAGAGCCGGTAACGCTGGCAGTTCAGGAAGCGTTTACCACGATTTACCTCAAGGTTTCTTTTGTCGCCGGTCTGGTATTGGCCAGTCCCTGGGTGATCTATCAGATCTGGCTGTTTGTGGCTGCGGGGCTCTACCCTCATGAACGCAAGTATGTCTATATTTACCTCCCGATCAGTATCTTTCTGTTTCTCGGTGGTGCCCTGTTCTGTTTCTATGCGGTCTTTCCGTTTGTGCTCAACTTCCTGCTTGGGTTCAATAAACTCCTGGGTGTGAATCCACAGATTCGGCTTTCGGAATGGATCAGCTTTGCGATTACACTCCCGCTGATGTTCGGGCTGAGCTTCCAGTTACCGCTGATTATGCTCTTCCTGGAACGCATCTCCGTCTTCGAAGTCAAAGATTACATCGAGAAAACCCGCATGGCCATCCTCGTGATTTCCATCATCTCGATGCTGATGACCCCCGCGGATCCGATGAGTATGCTGCTGATGATGCTGCCGTTATTGCTGCTTTATGGACTGGGAATCGCGATGTGCAAATATTTCCCCAGCGCCAACGCCAGCCCCTTTGAATCGCCAGATACCCCCTGA